A genome region from Salvia splendens isolate huo1 chromosome 19, SspV2, whole genome shotgun sequence includes the following:
- the LOC121780371 gene encoding putative tRNA (cytidine(34)-2'-O)-methyltransferase, producing the protein MIRKRAAIYCWRMDATGLRALTSSSRHLLRLSSKAPPPLRRRPSPRVSSLSLRYVTSERCRAHALSDGCGAAVAAASVSSKKEFLQVVLMSPQIPGNTGSIARTCAASAVKLHLIEPLGFQVDDVKLKRAGLDYWPYVVVKVHSSWPEFREYFKKQEGEKRLLAFTKRGINIHSEFTYRKGDWLVFGSETSGLPAEALDDCMSEPLGGGTIRIPMIETYVRCLNLSVSVGIALYEACRQLNYEQFHNPSEPCLNETLFLTEDMFA; encoded by the exons ATGATTCGGAAACGGGCCGCCATATATTGTTGGAGAATGGATGCAACGGGCCTCAGGGCCCTAACCTCATCATCTCGTCACCTCCTCCGCCTCTCTTCCAAAGCTCCGCCTCCTCTCCGTCGCCGTCCTTCGCCCCGCGTTTCCTCTCTGAGTCTGCGCTACGTGACCT CTGAAAGGTGTCGAGCTCATGCCTTGTCGGATGGCTGCGGTGCGGCGGTGGCGGCAGCCAGTGTTTCGTCGAAGAAGGAATTTCTTCAAGTGGTGCTAATGTCGCCGCAG ATTCCCGGAAACACAGGGTCCATAGCTCGAACATGTGCTGCTTCAGCTGTCAAACTGCACTTAATTGAG CCACTGGGATTTCAGGTTGATGATGTAAAGTTAAAGCGTGCAGGGCTTGATTACTGGCC ATATGTAGTTGTGAAGGTGCATAGTTCATGGCCAGAATTTCGGGAGTACTTCAAGAAACAG GAAGGCGAAAAGAGGTTACTAGCATTTACAAAGCGAGGGATAAATATCCACTCG GAATTCACCTATAGGAAAGGCGACTGGCTTGTATTTGGATCAGAGACTAGCGGGTTGCCGGCTGAAGCGCTGGATGATTGCATGAGTGAGCCATTGGGGGGTGGCACTATACGAATTCCTATGATTGAAACCTATGTAAGGTGTCTGAACCTATCCGTGAGCGTTGGCATTGCTCTGTATGAAGCTTGTAGACAGCTCAACTACGAGCAGTTCCACAATCCATCCGAACCTTGTCTGAACGAGACATTGTTTTTAACTGAAGACATGTTTGCTTAA